DNA sequence from the Streptomyces cinnabarinus genome:
GGCCGGTCGGCCGCCGACGACGGCGGTGGTCACGGCCATGGTGAACGAGGCGAACAGGCCGATCGCGGGGTCGACCCCGGCGATCACCGAGAACGAGATCGCCTCCGGGACCAGGGCGAGGGCGACCACCAGACCGGCGAGCACCTCGGTGCGCAGCACCCTCGGGTCGGACAGCCGGGCGGCCGGGGACGGTGCGGAGGAAGGCAAGACGAAGAGAACCTGTCGTGCTCGGGCACACCCGGCATCACGGCGGGCGCGCGGGAAGGAGTGGCGGGCCGGACAGTCCCCCACGAGGTCCGGGCGCAGCGGTCAGGCGATCCGCGAGGGAATCGGCGCTGCGTCAGGGCGAAGGCTCACGGTCACGGCGGACAGACAGCGGCGACGCCGGGCATCGCGGACATGCGCACGCTCTCCTCCGCGGACAAGGATCTTCGCTGGGGGCTCCGTCGGCCCCGGCACGGCTGCCGGGGCAGCGACCCGACGCCCAGCAACTCTACCCTGACGTTAGGGTAGAGATCGGCGCCGGCCGTCCGCGGCCGTGGCGAGAGACGAGGAAGGCACCCCGCGTGAGCAGCGAGCACATGCAGATCGGCGAGGTCGCCGCACGGACCGAGCTGTCGCTGCGCACGATCCGGCACTACGAGGACACGGGCCTCGTCCTCCCCTCCGCCCGCTCCCAGGGCGGCTTCCGCCTCTACACCGAGTCCGACGTCGCCCGCCTGATGGTCATCCGCCGGATGAAGCCGCTCGGTTTCACCCTCGACGAGATGCGCGCCCTGCTCGACGCCACCGACCGGCTCGACTCCGGCCTGGAACTGCCCCCCGAGGAGCGCGCGGAACTGCTGGAGCGGATCCGCGGCTTCGAACAGGCCGCCCAGCGCCGGGTCGAGGACCTGCGCACCCAACTGTCCCGAGCCGAGGAGTTCGCAGCCACGCTCGCCGGACACCTGACGAGGTCCCCCATCGCCTGAACTGCCGCTGCCCGCAAGCGACTCGGCCGCCCTGACCAGCGCAGCCACCCGGTCCTTGAGGCGGTCGTGCGGGTCAGATTGCACCGCTGTTGACCGTGGATGGAGCGACGGACATCGGGAGGACTGCCAGTTCGGCCTCCGGCTGTCCGTCTGTCCGTCTGTCCGGATACATCAATCCGGTACATGGACTACTCTTGGTACATGTCCATGAAGCGCACCAATGTCTACGCGGACCCCGAGGACCTGGCGATCATCAAGGAGGCCGCCAAGCGCCGAGGCATAAGCGAGGCCGAGATCATCCGCCAGGGCATCCACCTTGCGGCCATGGCGAACCGAGTGTGGGACGAGCCGCTGTTCTCGCGCACGTTTGAGGGGCCGGGGCGCACGCTGCCCAAGTCGGAGGTCCGTGACACGGTCGCCGAGGCCGTCCGGCGTGAGACAGGCTCGGGCTCCGGATCCGCCGCGTGATCATTGTCATCGCCGATACGTCCGGCCTTCTGGCAGCCCTGGACTCGGCTCACCCGGAACACCAGGCGGCGAACGAGGCCATCATGGCGGCGGGCCTGCTGGTCATGTCCCCGCTCCTGCTGGCCGAACTGGATCACGTGGCGACGCGTGAGCTCGGCAGGGAGGCTGCCGTCAGCGCGGTCGACGACCTGCGGCGCTGGATGAGCCGGGGTCGTGTGGTCCTGCCGGAGATCACGGAGGACCACCTGGGCGCTGCCCAGTCCGTCCGTGTCCGCTATCGCGCGCTTGACCTCGACCTCGCCGACGCGGTGAACGTGGCGCTTGCCGCCGATTACGACACGGACGCGATTCTCACCCTCGACCGACGAGACTTCCGGGTCGTACGTCCGTTGGGCCGTTACAAGGCGTTCCGGGTACTCCCCGAC
Encoded proteins:
- a CDS encoding MerR family transcriptional regulator, with product MSSEHMQIGEVAARTELSLRTIRHYEDTGLVLPSARSQGGFRLYTESDVARLMVIRRMKPLGFTLDEMRALLDATDRLDSGLELPPEERAELLERIRGFEQAAQRRVEDLRTQLSRAEEFAATLAGHLTRSPIA
- a CDS encoding CopG family transcriptional regulator; translated protein: MSMKRTNVYADPEDLAIIKEAAKRRGISEAEIIRQGIHLAAMANRVWDEPLFSRTFEGPGRTLPKSEVRDTVAEAVRRETGSGSGSAA
- a CDS encoding PIN domain-containing protein; amino-acid sequence: MIIVIADTSGLLAALDSAHPEHQAANEAIMAAGLLVMSPLLLAELDHVATRELGREAAVSAVDDLRRWMSRGRVVLPEITEDHLGAAQSVRVRYRALDLDLADAVNVALAADYDTDAILTLDRRDFRVVRPLGRYKAFRVLPDDLPL